One genomic segment of Methylocystis sp. SC2 includes these proteins:
- the rplT gene encoding 50S ribosomal protein L20 codes for MARVKRGVTAHAKHKKTLKAAKGFYGRRKNTIRAAKAAVDRSMQYATRDRKAKKRVFRALWIQRLNAAVREHGLTYSRFIDGLAKGGIEVDRKVLSDLAIHQPEAFAAIVAQAKSALPQAA; via the coding sequence ATGGCTCGCGTCAAACGCGGCGTCACCGCCCACGCCAAACACAAGAAGACCCTCAAGGCCGCCAAAGGCTTCTACGGCCGCCGCAAGAACACGATCCGCGCCGCCAAGGCCGCCGTCGACCGCTCGATGCAATATGCGACGCGCGACCGCAAGGCGAAGAAGCGCGTGTTCCGCGCGCTGTGGATCCAACGGCTCAACGCCGCCGTGCGCGAGCACGGGCTGACCTATTCGCGATTCATCGACGGGCTCGCCAAGGGCGGGATCGAAGTCGACCGCAAGGTTTTGTCGGATCTCGCCATCCACCAGCCGGAAGCCTTCGCGGCGATCGTGGCGCAGGCCAAATCGGCGTTGCCGCAGGCCGCCTGA
- the rpmI gene encoding 50S ribosomal protein L35, with amino-acid sequence MPKLKTKSGAKKRFKITGTGKVVYAQQGKRHGMIKRTNKQIRNLRGTNVLFKTDGDNVKKYFLPNG; translated from the coding sequence ATGCCCAAACTGAAGACGAAATCCGGCGCGAAAAAGCGCTTCAAGATCACCGGCACCGGGAAAGTGGTCTACGCCCAGCAGGGCAAGCGCCACGGCATGATCAAGCGGACCAACAAGCAGATCAGAAACCTGCGCGGCACGAATGTGCTGTTCAAGACTGACGGCGACAACGTCAAGAAATACTTCCTGCCGAACGGCTGA
- a CDS encoding amidinotransferase: MNMHASIGAAIAADCPVNSHNEWDPLEEIIVGRLEGSTIPSDHPVVTCNIPGMAARAQSLAAGFRFPKFMIEPAQEELDNFIKVLESLGVTVTRPEPFNHKAKFSTPYWSSRGFCNSCPRDSMLVFGDEILETPMAWPCRYFETHSYRPILKDYFKRGARWTSAPKPQLTDELFDPNFKLPEKGEPLRYILTEFEPVFDAADFFRCGRDIFVTRSNVTNAMGIDWLRRHLGEGYRIHEIKSRCPNPMHIDTTILPLGPGRLLINPEYINPDELPDILKKWDVLVAPEPDPINDRILAITSMCGKWLSMNILMIDEKRVIVDPHHTNMMRQMEKWGYEPIPCSFLHYAAFGGAFHCATLDVRRRGTLESYF; this comes from the coding sequence ATGAATATGCATGCATCTATAGGGGCCGCGATTGCCGCGGACTGTCCGGTCAACTCCCACAATGAGTGGGATCCACTGGAAGAGATCATCGTCGGCCGCCTCGAAGGCTCGACGATTCCTTCCGACCATCCGGTCGTCACCTGCAACATTCCCGGCATGGCCGCGCGCGCCCAATCGCTCGCCGCGGGCTTCCGCTTTCCGAAATTCATGATCGAGCCCGCCCAGGAAGAGCTCGACAATTTCATCAAGGTGCTCGAATCGCTCGGCGTCACGGTGACGCGGCCGGAGCCCTTCAACCACAAGGCGAAGTTTTCGACGCCCTATTGGTCGTCGCGCGGCTTCTGCAATTCCTGCCCGCGCGATTCCATGCTCGTCTTCGGCGACGAGATTCTCGAAACGCCGATGGCCTGGCCCTGCCGCTATTTCGAGACGCACAGCTATCGGCCAATCCTGAAGGACTATTTTAAGCGCGGCGCGCGCTGGACGTCGGCGCCCAAGCCGCAGCTCACCGACGAGTTGTTCGATCCCAACTTCAAATTGCCCGAGAAAGGCGAGCCGCTCCGCTATATTCTCACCGAGTTCGAGCCGGTGTTCGACGCCGCCGATTTCTTCCGCTGCGGCCGCGATATTTTCGTCACGCGCTCCAATGTGACGAACGCCATGGGCATCGACTGGCTGCGCCGCCATCTTGGCGAGGGCTATCGCATCCACGAGATCAAGAGCCGCTGCCCCAACCCGATGCATATCGACACGACGATCCTGCCGCTGGGGCCGGGCCGGCTGCTGATCAATCCGGAATATATCAATCCGGATGAGCTGCCCGACATTTTGAAGAAGTGGGACGTTCTCGTCGCGCCGGAGCCCGATCCGATCAACGACCGCATTCTCGCGATCACCTCGATGTGCGGCAAATGGCTCAGCATGAACATTCTGATGATCGACGAGAAGCGCGTCATCGTCGACCCGCATCACACCAACATGATGCGGCAGATGGAGAAATGGGGCTACGAGCCGATCCCCTGCTCTTTCCTGCACTATGCGGCGTTCGGCGGCGCCTTCCATTGCGCGACGCTCGACGTGCGCCGGCGCGGAACGCTCGAAAGCTATTTTTGA
- a CDS encoding multidrug efflux SMR transporter — MDWIILFIGSICEVGWLIGMKYAQGFTRLWPSLIMVFFMAASVGCLGLAVKTIPAGTAYAVWTGASIAAATLVGVFLFNEPTTVLRLGSIGLILLGIVGLRLGGVDLK, encoded by the coding sequence ATGGACTGGATCATCCTTTTTATCGGCAGCATCTGCGAAGTCGGCTGGCTCATCGGGATGAAATATGCGCAAGGATTCACGCGGCTCTGGCCGTCGCTCATTATGGTTTTCTTCATGGCGGCGAGCGTCGGATGCCTGGGCCTGGCGGTGAAAACGATTCCCGCCGGCACGGCCTATGCGGTGTGGACCGGCGCAAGCATCGCGGCGGCGACCCTGGTGGGCGTTTTCCTGTTCAACGAACCGACCACCGTGCTGCGGCTGGGATCGATCGGCCTCATTCTCTTGGGCATCGTCGGCCTGCGGCTTGGCGGCGTCGACCTGAAATAG
- a CDS encoding pirin family protein, producing MRRIIDVYPAPDSMHWVGDGFPVRSLFSHHEHGAPVSPFLLFDYAGPFDFPPTAKRRGVGAHPHRGFETVTIVLDGELAHRDSTGAGGLIGPGDVQWMRAASGVVHEEYHSESFGKSGGRFEVVQLWVNLPAREKMSPPRYQTLLDKDIPRVDLPDDAGIVRVIAGEFDGHRGPAQTATPIDLWDVRIDAGKRARFTLPEGHTALAAVLEGTVEANGERIARATDVVVFEEEGGDIAFEANTDVKLILMSGEPIDEPVAQQGPFVMNSQEELRQAFADYQSGRFGVIAPQGG from the coding sequence ATGAGAAGGATTATCGACGTTTACCCCGCCCCGGACTCCATGCACTGGGTCGGCGACGGCTTTCCAGTACGCTCGCTGTTCTCGCATCACGAACATGGCGCGCCGGTGAGCCCCTTTTTGCTGTTCGACTACGCGGGGCCATTCGATTTTCCACCGACCGCCAAGCGGCGCGGCGTCGGCGCCCATCCGCATCGCGGCTTCGAGACGGTGACGATCGTCCTGGACGGCGAACTCGCGCATCGCGACTCGACCGGCGCCGGCGGACTGATCGGTCCCGGCGACGTGCAATGGATGCGCGCGGCCTCGGGCGTCGTCCATGAGGAGTATCATTCCGAAAGCTTCGGCAAGTCGGGCGGACGCTTCGAGGTCGTGCAGCTTTGGGTCAATCTGCCGGCGCGCGAGAAGATGAGCCCGCCGCGCTACCAGACCCTCCTCGACAAGGACATTCCGCGCGTCGATCTGCCGGATGACGCCGGAATCGTCCGCGTCATCGCCGGCGAATTCGATGGCCATCGCGGACCGGCGCAAACGGCGACCCCGATCGATCTTTGGGACGTGCGGATCGACGCTGGAAAGCGCGCCCGATTCACGCTTCCCGAAGGCCATACGGCGCTTGCGGCGGTTCTTGAAGGAACGGTCGAAGCCAATGGCGAGAGGATCGCGCGCGCGACGGATGTGGTCGTGTTCGAGGAGGAAGGCGGCGACATCGCCTTCGAAGCCAACACTGACGTGAAGCTGATTCTCATGAGCGGCGAACCGATCGACGAGCCCGTGGCGCAACAAGGCCCGTTCGTGATGAATTCACAGGAAGAATTGCGTCAGGCCTTCGCCGACTATCAATCGGGGCGGTTCGGCGTCATCGCGCCGCAGGGCGGATAA
- a CDS encoding ATP-binding protein, giving the protein MSLNHIVILLAAQLAILLLAASIFIALRRRGRAQVEAEFESLRDEIWELRAAAAARDRAEAASLAKSRFLAAVSHEFRTPLNGVMGLAQLLAMTRLTAEQASYVEAIGDSSRSLSQLIDDILDFSKIEAGKFELRHEAFALAPFVESVVELLAPRAMAKGLELASVISPDTPREIVSDPARLRQVLVNLIGNAVKFTERGGVGVRVARDGARLRFEVRDSGPGVPEVAREAIFEEFEQADPSENHPQAGTGLGLAISRRLVARMGGALALVNSSDTGAVFAFTLPAPPFSEDRAPAPLSGLETLIVAQSVFEAPYLAETLRFAGAKAEIVAAGDAPSALQMRREKPFDAVIVDCALGPHMTAQLAKVARDAQAGRLFLLFSPIERRAFGEDALCDFDGWLVKPVRVASLIARLSPERAKAPAPDDDAPPQALAGVNALIAEDNEINALILTRHLAKLGATVTRAESGALALARAREAIEGVGAPYDVIVMDLFMPDFDGREASLRIREAEARAGAPRTPILVLTASAREEDERAARAAGVDAFLTKPVEFASLAATIEELRLAPRRSGASS; this is encoded by the coding sequence ATGTCTTTAAACCATATTGTGATTTTGCTTGCGGCGCAGCTCGCCATTCTGCTGCTGGCGGCGTCCATTTTCATTGCGCTGCGCAGACGCGGCCGCGCGCAGGTCGAGGCCGAATTCGAATCGCTGCGCGACGAAATCTGGGAGCTGCGCGCCGCCGCCGCGGCGCGCGACAGAGCGGAAGCCGCCAGTCTCGCCAAGTCGCGCTTTCTCGCGGCGGTCAGCCACGAATTCCGCACGCCGCTCAACGGCGTCATGGGCCTGGCGCAGCTTCTCGCGATGACCAGGCTCACCGCCGAACAGGCGAGCTATGTCGAAGCGATCGGCGATTCCAGCCGTTCGCTCTCGCAGCTGATCGACGACATTCTGGATTTCTCCAAGATCGAAGCCGGCAAATTCGAGCTGCGTCACGAAGCCTTCGCGCTCGCGCCGTTCGTCGAAAGCGTGGTCGAATTGCTGGCGCCGCGCGCGATGGCGAAAGGGCTGGAGCTTGCCAGCGTCATCTCGCCGGACACGCCGCGCGAAATCGTGAGCGATCCGGCGCGACTTCGGCAGGTGCTTGTCAATCTCATCGGCAATGCGGTGAAATTCACCGAGCGCGGCGGCGTGGGCGTGCGCGTCGCGCGAGACGGCGCGCGGCTGCGCTTCGAGGTGCGCGACTCCGGGCCGGGCGTTCCAGAGGTGGCGCGCGAGGCGATCTTCGAGGAATTCGAGCAGGCCGATCCTTCCGAGAACCACCCGCAGGCGGGCACAGGGCTCGGCCTCGCCATCTCTCGCCGTCTCGTCGCCAGGATGGGCGGCGCCCTGGCGCTCGTCAATTCATCGGATACGGGCGCGGTTTTCGCCTTCACGCTTCCGGCGCCGCCGTTCAGCGAAGACAGGGCGCCGGCGCCGCTTTCCGGGCTTGAAACGCTGATCGTCGCGCAGAGCGTCTTTGAAGCGCCCTATCTCGCCGAGACCTTGCGGTTCGCCGGAGCCAAAGCGGAGATCGTCGCGGCCGGGGATGCGCCGTCCGCGCTGCAAATGCGGCGCGAGAAACCCTTCGACGCCGTCATCGTCGACTGCGCGCTGGGCCCGCACATGACCGCGCAATTGGCGAAAGTCGCTCGCGACGCGCAGGCGGGACGACTGTTTCTGCTCTTCTCGCCCATCGAACGGCGCGCCTTCGGCGAAGACGCCTTGTGCGACTTCGACGGATGGCTCGTTAAGCCGGTGCGGGTCGCCTCGCTGATCGCCCGTCTGTCGCCAGAGCGCGCCAAGGCGCCGGCGCCTGACGACGACGCGCCGCCGCAGGCGCTCGCCGGGGTGAACGCGCTGATCGCCGAAGACAATGAGATCAACGCGCTCATCCTCACGCGTCACCTCGCGAAGCTTGGCGCGACGGTGACTCGGGCGGAAAGCGGCGCGCTTGCGCTCGCGCGCGCCCGCGAAGCGATCGAGGGCGTGGGCGCGCCCTATGACGTGATCGTCATGGATCTTTTCATGCCGGATTTCGACGGACGCGAGGCGAGCCTCCGCATTCGCGAGGCGGAGGCGCGGGCAGGCGCGCCGCGCACGCCCATATTGGTGCTCACGGCCAGCGCGCGCGAGGAAGACGAACGCGCCGCCCGCGCCGCCGGAGTCGACGCTTTTCTCACTAAGCCGGTGGAGTTCGCGTCGCTCGCGGCGACGATCGAAGAGCTGAGACTGGCGCCGCGCCGCAGCGGCGCTTCCTCTTAG
- a CDS encoding YifB family Mg chelatase-like AAA ATPase, producing MAVRVATVAFEGVEARPVDVQVQISSGAVVFNVVGLADKAVAESRERVRAALIASGLALPAKRITVNLAPADMPKEGSHYDVPIALGVMAAIGAIPSDALEGFVVLGELALDGTLTPTAGVLPAAVAANARGLGLICPSQCGPEAAWASSDMEVIAPRSLIQLVNHVKGAQVLARPQPAVRRLADDQPDLSDIKGQESAKRALEIAAAGGHNLLMSGPPGAGKSMLAARLPSILPPLTPRELLEVSMVHSVAGQIAGGELTDRRPFRAPHHSASMPALVGGGTHARPGEISLAHHGVLFLDELPEFQPQVLDSLRQPLETGEVAVSRANHRAVYPARFQLVAAMNPCRCGHAMDPGYACKRQPNERCVAQYQARLSGPLLDRFDVQIEVPAVTAADLVLPPPSEGSRQVAARVARAREIQRARYDALSLPRVAANAAAPAAVIERVARLDAGGTALIRDASERFGLTARGFHRVLKLARTIADLDGAESVGRPHLAEALSYRAGLASGRLAA from the coding sequence ATGGCGGTGAGGGTGGCGACGGTCGCGTTCGAAGGCGTCGAGGCCCGTCCCGTCGACGTCCAAGTGCAGATTTCGAGCGGCGCGGTCGTCTTCAATGTCGTCGGCCTCGCCGACAAGGCCGTCGCCGAGTCGCGCGAGCGGGTGCGCGCGGCGCTGATCGCTTCCGGTCTGGCGCTGCCGGCGAAAAGAATCACCGTCAATCTCGCTCCCGCCGACATGCCCAAAGAGGGAAGCCACTATGACGTGCCGATCGCGCTTGGGGTCATGGCGGCCATTGGAGCCATTCCCTCCGACGCGCTCGAAGGATTCGTCGTGCTTGGCGAACTTGCGCTCGACGGAACGCTGACGCCGACGGCGGGGGTCCTGCCGGCGGCGGTGGCGGCCAACGCGCGCGGATTGGGACTGATCTGTCCGAGCCAATGCGGGCCGGAAGCGGCGTGGGCGTCGAGCGATATGGAGGTGATCGCGCCGCGCTCGCTCATCCAGCTGGTCAATCACGTCAAGGGCGCGCAGGTTCTGGCCCGGCCTCAGCCGGCGGTCCGCCGGCTCGCCGACGATCAGCCCGACCTTTCCGACATCAAGGGACAGGAGAGCGCCAAGCGCGCGCTCGAAATCGCCGCCGCCGGCGGCCACAATCTTCTGATGAGCGGCCCTCCGGGGGCGGGAAAATCGATGCTCGCCGCGCGGCTGCCGTCGATCCTGCCGCCGCTGACGCCGCGGGAATTGCTGGAAGTCTCGATGGTGCATTCGGTGGCGGGGCAGATCGCCGGAGGCGAACTGACCGACCGGCGGCCCTTTCGCGCGCCTCACCATTCCGCCTCGATGCCGGCGCTGGTCGGCGGCGGGACCCATGCGCGGCCGGGCGAGATTTCGCTCGCGCATCACGGGGTGCTCTTTCTCGACGAACTGCCCGAGTTTCAGCCTCAGGTCCTCGACAGTCTCCGCCAGCCGCTCGAGACGGGCGAGGTGGCGGTGTCGCGCGCCAATCATCGCGCCGTCTACCCGGCGCGCTTTCAGCTAGTCGCGGCGATGAATCCCTGCCGTTGCGGTCATGCGATGGATCCGGGCTACGCCTGCAAGCGCCAACCCAATGAACGCTGCGTCGCGCAATATCAGGCGCGGCTTTCGGGGCCGCTGCTCGACCGTTTCGATGTGCAGATCGAGGTGCCGGCGGTGACCGCCGCCGATCTCGTGTTGCCGCCGCCAAGCGAGGGGTCGCGGCAGGTCGCGGCGCGCGTCGCGCGGGCCAGAGAGATTCAGCGCGCACGCTACGATGCGCTCTCGCTGCCAAGGGTCGCCGCCAACGCCGCCGCGCCCGCGGCGGTGATCGAGCGCGTGGCGCGTCTCGACGCCGGCGGCACGGCGCTGATTCGGGACGCCTCCGAGCGCTTCGGCCTCACCGCCAGAGGGTTTCACAGGGTCTTGAAGCTCGCGCGCACCATCGCCGATCTCGACGGCGCTGAGTCCGTCGGCCGACCGCATCTTGCCGAAGCGCTTTCCTATCGCGCGGGGCTTGCGTCGGGGCGCCTTGCGGCCTGA
- a CDS encoding GCG_CRPN prefix-to-repeats domain-containing protein — MKLRTGLAMIFAAALAAPADAAMPVAPSETAGAPIVQVYGGCGPYGHRGPYGGCRWGGQWGGYRFGRPCPPGFHLGPYGRRCWPN, encoded by the coding sequence ATGAAGTTGAGAACGGGTCTCGCGATGATTTTCGCGGCGGCTCTGGCCGCGCCGGCCGACGCGGCGATGCCGGTCGCGCCGAGTGAGACGGCGGGCGCGCCGATCGTGCAAGTCTATGGCGGTTGCGGGCCTTACGGCCATCGCGGTCCCTATGGCGGGTGTCGGTGGGGCGGACAATGGGGCGGCTACCGCTTTGGAAGGCCCTGCCCGCCCGGCTTCCATCTCGGTCCCTACGGCCGCCGCTGCTGGCCAAACTAA